A portion of the Luxibacter massiliensis genome contains these proteins:
- a CDS encoding TetR/AcrR family transcriptional regulator: MAEYTETQKKMLEVGKKEFLAKGFKDASLRGIVKEAGFTQGAFYGYYPDKAALFEALVSDAADGLVEQFKTAQKAHYDLIPEDRTAQSRDLSTEYLNHFINYIYDNFDAFKLVVCCSEGTRYANYIHELVEIEVMQTEHYYQHLRKLGKLEGTVSYDLHHMITSAYFTAVFETVAHDMTRGCAIEYVNELAVFFNSGWSGLLRFK; encoded by the coding sequence ATGGCTGAATATACCGAAACCCAGAAAAAAATGCTTGAAGTAGGAAAAAAAGAGTTTCTGGCAAAGGGTTTTAAGGATGCATCCCTCCGGGGGATTGTCAAGGAGGCGGGTTTTACTCAAGGAGCATTTTATGGATATTACCCGGATAAGGCGGCTCTTTTTGAAGCGTTAGTGTCCGATGCCGCAGATGGCCTTGTGGAGCAGTTCAAAACGGCGCAGAAGGCGCACTATGACCTAATTCCGGAGGATAGGACTGCACAGAGCCGGGATTTATCCACAGAGTATCTGAACCATTTTATCAACTATATTTATGACAATTTTGATGCGTTCAAGCTGGTGGTCTGTTGCTCGGAGGGAACCAGGTATGCCAATTATATCCATGAGCTGGTGGAAATTGAGGTCATGCAGACGGAACATTATTACCAGCATCTCCGGAAGCTTGGGAAATTGGAAGGCACAGTCAGCTATGATTTACATCATATGATAACAAGCGCCTATTTTACCGCTGTTTTTGAAACTGTTGCACACGATATGACGCGTGGGTGCGCCATTGAATATGTGAATGAGCTTGCGGTCTTTTTCAACAGCGGCTGGAGCGGTCTGTTAAGGTTCAAATGA
- a CDS encoding winged helix-turn-helix transcriptional regulator gives MLTKKEMPACPVATTVQLIGSKWKLLIMRNLLQRSWRFNELRKDLEGISQKVLTDSLRSMEEDGIITRTVYPEVPPRVEYALSDLGESMRPIIKAMEEWGTDYKENHIVN, from the coding sequence ATGTTGACAAAAAAAGAAATGCCTGCTTGCCCTGTTGCAACCACTGTTCAGCTAATCGGAAGCAAATGGAAATTACTGATTATGCGAAACCTATTACAGCGGTCATGGCGTTTCAATGAATTACGCAAGGATTTAGAGGGAATCAGCCAAAAGGTGCTGACTGACAGCCTTCGTTCTATGGAAGAAGATGGAATCATTACCCGCACAGTCTATCCAGAAGTACCACCCCGCGTTGAATATGCATTAAGCGATTTGGGGGAATCTATGCGCCCTATCATAAAGGCTATGGAAGAATGGGGAACGGACTATAAAGAAAATCATATTGTCAACTAA
- the acgA gene encoding ACGX-repeat peptide translates to MALSNLFGWAKKNEEVAASACGSACGAGDKPEERPAACGSACGAGDKPEEKPAACGSACGAGDK, encoded by the coding sequence ATGGCACTTTCTAATCTGTTTGGTTGGGCAAAGAAAAATGAGGAGGTCGCGGCATCTGCCTGTGGTTCTGCCTGCGGTGCTGGCGATAAGCCGGAAGAAAGGCCTGCCGCTTGCGGCTCTGCCTGTGGTGCTGGCGATAAGCCGGAAGAAAAGCCTGCCGCTTGCGGTTCTGCCTGCGGTGCTGGCGATAAATAA
- the acgM gene encoding radical SAM/SPASM domain protein, ACGX system, whose protein sequence is MKEYFAFQWHITDECDQRCKHCYIFSEDNCKKLDAMSWGQMQETFYNCLDFCKVYDRLPYFYITGGDPILHPDFWKLLALLKEHNIPFTILGNPFHLTDEVCRKLKEYGCQKYQLSLDGMRETHDWFRKPGSFDCTLEKISCIKNAGIRSVVMTTVSGTNIKEIPDIIDTVVKAGVDVFAFARYCPTSDEKDTGMTPQEYRELLDTCYQKFQQYESAGCTTYFNKKDHLWTLYEYEKGIFKIPEDAQDGVIYGGCNCGNCHMTILPTGDIYACRRVQNSKVGNVFTDRIADVWICGMEQYRDYSKFEKCSKCELLSYCRGCPAVASGKDGNFYAADPQCWHEVGRDKEV, encoded by the coding sequence ATGAAAGAATATTTTGCGTTTCAGTGGCACATTACAGACGAGTGCGACCAACGCTGCAAACATTGTTACATTTTTTCGGAAGATAACTGTAAAAAACTGGACGCTATGAGTTGGGGGCAAATGCAGGAAACCTTTTATAACTGTCTTGATTTTTGTAAAGTGTATGACCGTCTGCCCTATTTTTACATTACAGGCGGCGATCCCATTTTACACCCGGATTTTTGGAAGCTGCTTGCCCTGTTAAAAGAACATAATATTCCGTTTACTATTTTGGGAAATCCGTTTCATTTAACAGATGAGGTTTGCCGGAAACTGAAAGAGTACGGCTGCCAGAAATATCAACTCTCTCTTGATGGAATGAGAGAAACCCATGACTGGTTTCGGAAACCCGGTTCTTTCGACTGTACCCTTGAAAAAATCAGTTGTATTAAAAATGCTGGTATCCGTTCTGTGGTTATGACAACGGTATCCGGCACAAATATCAAGGAGATTCCAGATATTATTGATACTGTTGTAAAGGCAGGCGTTGATGTATTCGCTTTTGCACGTTATTGTCCTACCAGCGACGAGAAAGATACTGGTATGACGCCGCAGGAATATCGGGAATTACTGGATACCTGTTATCAAAAATTTCAGCAATATGAATCAGCAGGCTGTACCACCTACTTCAACAAGAAAGACCATCTTTGGACGCTCTATGAGTATGAAAAGGGCATTTTCAAAATCCCAGAGGACGCACAGGACGGCGTGATTTATGGGGGTTGCAACTGTGGAAACTGTCACATGACAATTTTGCCTACCGGCGATATTTATGCTTGTCGCCGCGTCCAGAACAGCAAGGTCGGCAACGTGTTTACAGACCGGATTGCTGATGTGTGGATTTGCGGGATGGAGCAGTACCGGGATTACAGTAAATTTGAAAAATGTTCAAAATGTGAATTGCTATCTTATTGCCGGGGGTGTCCTGCGGTTGCCAGTGGGAAAGACGGTAACTTTTATGCGGCAGATCCCCAATGCTGGCACGAAGTGGGCAGAGACAAAGAGGTGTAG
- a CDS encoding nitroreductase family protein — translation MEFFDLVKVRRSIRKYQNRQIEREDLEKIIEAGLYAPNAGGGQRTIIAAIHNKELCETIGKCNAAKFDRSKLAGSYVSKEQPSLIDDPAIKSGFYGAPTVCAVFAPKNFLYSIPDAFCCAENMVLAAAECGLASCIVARGEETFENEFGTELLKEWKIPENYIARCFVLLGYCEGKYPHGKPRKENRSLIVE, via the coding sequence ATGGAATTTTTTGATTTGGTAAAGGTTCGCCGTTCTATTCGAAAATACCAGAACAGGCAGATTGAACGGGAGGATTTAGAGAAAATTATAGAAGCGGGGCTTTATGCTCCAAACGCCGGGGGCGGTCAACGGACAATCATTGCTGCCATTCACAACAAAGAACTGTGTGAAACAATCGGAAAATGCAATGCTGCAAAATTTGATAGAAGCAAATTAGCAGGCTCTTATGTATCAAAGGAACAACCCAGTTTAATCGACGACCCTGCGATAAAAAGCGGTTTCTATGGCGCACCTACTGTCTGTGCAGTTTTTGCTCCAAAAAATTTTTTATACAGTATTCCCGACGCTTTCTGCTGTGCGGAAAATATGGTGCTTGCTGCCGCGGAGTGCGGACTTGCGTCCTGTATTGTGGCACGAGGGGAGGAAACCTTTGAAAATGAATTCGGGACAGAACTCTTGAAAGAATGGAAAATTCCCGAAAACTATATTGCCCGTTGTTTCGTTCTGTTGGGTTACTGTGAGGGAAAATACCCCCATGGCAAACCGCGAAAAGAAAACCGCAGTTTGATTGTCGAATGA
- a CDS encoding 4Fe-4S binding protein, translating into MDAQTCLKKLEYVGVLNFATVGLDKTPQIRCISAIHYEPEKLYFFTARGKDFCRELLEDGQVQILAYTRYKEMIRVSAKAFPVAEAEQKNYIDLIFQKQPYLKNVYPGKTREIGIVFAIRDMQIEYFNLGVNPIFREQYLVGNGVSKPKGYEITSHCIGCGTCVKGCPQGCIKPGNPYYITRENCLHCGNCFEHCPVKAIRQL; encoded by the coding sequence ATGGACGCACAAACTTGTTTAAAAAAACTGGAATATGTAGGTGTATTGAATTTTGCTACTGTGGGACTGGACAAAACGCCACAAATACGGTGTATTAGTGCCATTCACTATGAGCCGGAAAAACTCTATTTTTTTACTGCAAGAGGAAAGGATTTTTGCAGAGAACTTTTAGAGGACGGACAGGTACAAATTTTAGCTTATACCCGTTATAAAGAAATGATTCGTGTTTCTGCAAAGGCTTTTCCCGTAGCAGAAGCAGAACAGAAAAATTATATTGACCTTATCTTTCAAAAGCAGCCCTATCTTAAAAATGTATATCCGGGCAAGACACGAGAAATCGGGATTGTTTTTGCTATCCGAGATATGCAGATAGAATATTTCAATTTGGGTGTCAATCCAATTTTTCGGGAGCAATATCTTGTAGGGAATGGAGTGAGTAAACCAAAAGGCTATGAAATAACCAGCCATTGTATCGGCTGTGGAACCTGTGTAAAAGGTTGTCCCCAAGGATGTATTAAACCGGGAAACCCCTATTACATTACGCGGGAAAATTGTCTGCACTGTGGGAACTGTTTTGAACACTGCCCTGTAAAGGCGATTAGGCAGTTATAA
- a CDS encoding SIR2 family NAD-dependent protein deacylase: MIFQKRKCSKENLLELLKRELETADAVLIGAGAGLSTSAGFVYTGERFHQNFSDFEAKYDIHDMYSGGFYPFSSLEEHWAYWSRYIWLNRYENAPKPVYELLYRLVSEKDYFVITTNVDHCFQKAGFDKKRLFYTQGDYGLFQCSEPCHKQTYENRELIERMVNQQKDMRIPSALIPQCPKCGKPMTMNLRSDSRFVEDEGWKKAAIRYEDFLRRHKNLHILFLEIGVGYNTPGIIKYPFWQMTVQNPNAIYACLNNGEAACPKEIEQQSICINRDVGTVLEELFVKEVA, translated from the coding sequence ATGATATTTCAGAAACGGAAATGTTCTAAGGAAAATTTGTTAGAACTCTTAAAAAGAGAACTGGAAACTGCTGACGCTGTTTTAATCGGTGCTGGTGCAGGACTTTCTACTTCTGCTGGATTTGTTTATACCGGCGAGCGTTTTCATCAAAATTTCAGTGATTTTGAAGCGAAATACGATATTCACGATATGTACTCCGGTGGTTTTTATCCCTTTTCCAGCTTAGAGGAACACTGGGCGTACTGGAGCCGGTATATTTGGCTGAATCGCTACGAAAACGCTCCAAAGCCTGTGTATGAGTTGCTGTACCGCCTTGTATCTGAAAAAGATTACTTTGTAATTACGACCAATGTAGACCATTGTTTTCAGAAAGCGGGTTTTGATAAAAAACGGTTGTTTTATACACAGGGAGATTATGGTTTATTTCAGTGTTCCGAGCCTTGCCATAAACAGACCTACGAAAACCGGGAACTGATTGAGCGCATGGTAAACCAGCAAAAGGATATGCGGATTCCCTCTGCACTCATTCCCCAGTGTCCCAAATGCGGTAAGCCTATGACCATGAATTTGCGTTCGGATAGCCGTTTTGTGGAGGACGAGGGTTGGAAGAAGGCCGCCATCCGATATGAGGATTTTTTACGTCGTCACAAAAATCTGCATATCTTGTTTTTAGAAATCGGTGTCGGTTATAATACACCGGGCATTATCAAATATCCATTCTGGCAAATGACAGTCCAAAATCCAAATGCGATTTATGCCTGCTTAAACAATGGAGAAGCCGCCTGCCCCAAAGAGATTGAACAGCAGTCTATTTGTATCAACCGTGATGTTGGTACAGTTTTGGAAGAACTGTTTGTTAAGGAGGTGGCTTAG
- a CDS encoding protein-ADP-ribose hydrolase, with translation MSQLKQLLKLNQMLLSEQPQYGEQAADFPLELQAQWHLFRSLVNVREPKPVGRAFLELQDNLLKEMIAERGIAKISSLNLLQENIYLWQGDITTLQVDGIVNAANSGMTGCYCPCHGCIDNAIHTFAGVQLRLECAAMMKEQGHPEPTGAAKITKAYNLPCHSILHTVGPTVTGKLSEKDCALLASCYQSCLELAEQNHLKSLAFCCISTGEFHFPNQKAAEIAVKTVKEFLSTHTEISIVFTVFQDKDYEIYRKLLS, from the coding sequence ATGAGCCAATTAAAGCAATTACTGAAACTAAACCAAATGCTGCTTTCTGAACAGCCGCAGTATGGAGAACAGGCGGCGGATTTTCCACTGGAACTGCAAGCACAATGGCATTTGTTTCGTTCCCTCGTGAATGTACGAGAGCCAAAACCAGTAGGCAGAGCGTTTCTGGAATTACAGGACAACTTGCTGAAAGAGATGATTGCAGAGAGAGGAATTGCAAAAATTAGTTCTCTGAATCTTTTGCAGGAAAATATCTATTTATGGCAGGGCGATATTACCACGCTGCAGGTTGACGGGATTGTAAACGCTGCTAACAGCGGCATGACAGGCTGCTATTGTCCCTGTCATGGCTGTATTGACAATGCCATTCATACTTTTGCCGGTGTGCAGCTTCGGCTGGAATGTGCCGCTATGATGAAAGAACAGGGTCATCCAGAACCAACAGGAGCGGCAAAAATCACAAAGGCATATAATTTGCCCTGTCATTCTATTTTGCATACGGTTGGCCCGACTGTGACGGGAAAGCTATCGGAAAAAGACTGTGCGTTATTAGCGTCCTGTTATCAATCTTGCCTTGAGCTGGCAGAACAAAATCACTTAAAATCGCTGGCTTTCTGCTGTATTTCAACAGGAGAATTTCATTTTCCAAATCAGAAAGCGGCTGAAATCGCAGTGAAAACAGTAAAGGAATTTTTATCAACGCATACCGAAATATCCATAGTGTTTACTGTCTTTCAGGACAAAGATTATGAAATTTATCGCAAGTTACTTTCCTGA
- a CDS encoding GNAT family N-acetyltransferase, translating into MIIFEVKENKKKYLPLLLLADEQESMIDRYLGRGRMYALKDGHVKAICVVTDEGNGVLELKNLATETCSQCKGYGRKLIEFIVQTYQKQYSTLQVGTGDSPATVPFYEKCGFKKSHVLKNFFKDYYDHPIYEDDMQLVDMVYLCRKL; encoded by the coding sequence ATGATTATATTTGAAGTTAAAGAAAATAAAAAGAAATATCTCCCTCTGCTCCTTCTCGCAGATGAGCAGGAAAGTATGATTGACCGATATCTAGGCCGCGGGAGAATGTACGCACTTAAAGACGGCCATGTAAAAGCCATCTGTGTGGTGACAGATGAGGGAAACGGCGTATTGGAGCTGAAAAACCTCGCCACCGAAACCTGCAGCCAGTGTAAAGGCTATGGACGGAAATTAATTGAATTTATTGTACAGACATACCAAAAGCAATACAGCACCCTGCAGGTTGGGACAGGGGACAGTCCAGCCACAGTGCCTTTCTATGAAAAATGTGGGTTTAAAAAATCACATGTCCTCAAAAACTTTTTTAAAGACTATTATGACCATCCTATCTATGAGGATGACATGCAGCTTGTGGACATGGTTTATCTATGCAGGAAACTATAA
- a CDS encoding YARHG domain-containing protein: MIMKNDTDQIHQTDNGITPAKSTAWVKAAAGIAAFAVFVAGIAAGIKLTYHPRSKPDIDTAAIEETVDWKEYIGPWCDKGNENNTESPRELYQIHLKSVDEESQTVVLDASCFVGKRVSVEDNLEGTIQNNRIEIGFYDFYGNRIEGDITANSDRLSVVLEEIPEKAQKSDRTPGTIDMPLEMNCIMVRDGCADTRDRDRSPWDTTFVPAQSIQENKKTASSLVAKYSSDYVFPDSDKQYLDLNYLRHCSARYLVFGRNEIFARHGRQFTDQEIQDFFKFRGRNWYQPILSPEEFEQSVELNEYEKKNIDLILQAEAELSAGESNGSGFVGVTDSYQFGSAPIHRILIKEIYTDHVVADIQVVGPEIKLEYTGIIFEIINDTTILGKAGSDTTIQITWPQIPDGTITASSPDNPQFQEILNHTYVGKIPNYFSN; this comes from the coding sequence ATGATTATGAAAAATGATACTGACCAAATCCACCAGACAGACAATGGCATCACTCCTGCCAAAAGTACAGCATGGGTGAAAGCAGCAGCCGGGATTGCAGCCTTTGCAGTGTTTGTGGCGGGCATAGCTGCTGGGATAAAACTGACATACCATCCCCGCAGTAAACCTGATATAGATACTGCAGCCATTGAAGAAACAGTGGATTGGAAGGAGTATATAGGCCCATGGTGTGATAAGGGGAACGAAAACAATACTGAAAGTCCAAGGGAATTATATCAGATTCACTTGAAATCTGTAGATGAAGAAAGCCAGACAGTCGTCCTGGACGCCTCTTGCTTTGTAGGAAAACGTGTCTCTGTGGAAGATAACCTAGAAGGGACTATTCAAAATAACCGGATCGAGATTGGATTCTATGACTTTTATGGAAACCGGATCGAAGGAGATATTACAGCAAATAGTGACCGTCTTTCTGTAGTACTAGAAGAGATTCCAGAAAAAGCACAGAAGTCTGATAGGACTCCCGGGACTATTGATATGCCCTTGGAGATGAACTGCATAATGGTAAGGGATGGCTGCGCAGATACAAGGGACAGGGACCGAAGTCCATGGGATACAACTTTTGTCCCTGCGCAGTCCATTCAGGAAAACAAGAAAACAGCCTCCAGTCTGGTTGCTAAATACAGTTCAGATTATGTTTTCCCGGACAGTGACAAGCAGTATCTTGACTTAAATTATCTTCGTCATTGTTCAGCCAGATACCTAGTATTTGGGCGCAATGAAATTTTTGCCAGGCATGGCAGACAATTTACAGACCAGGAAATCCAGGATTTCTTTAAATTCAGGGGAAGGAATTGGTATCAGCCTATATTATCCCCCGAAGAATTTGAACAGTCAGTTGAACTAAATGAATATGAGAAGAAGAACATAGATCTCATATTGCAGGCAGAGGCAGAACTGTCTGCGGGAGAATCAAATGGAAGCGGATTTGTTGGGGTCACGGACTCCTATCAGTTTGGTTCGGCTCCTATACACCGCATACTAATCAAAGAAATATACACAGACCACGTAGTAGCCGATATACAGGTAGTGGGCCCTGAAATCAAATTGGAATATACCGGCATTATCTTTGAAATTATAAATGATACAACCATCCTGGGGAAGGCAGGCAGTGACACAACAATTCAAATTACCTGGCCCCAGATCCCTGACGGGACTATAACAGCCAGCAGTCCAGATAATCCCCAGTTCCAGGAAATATTAAACCATACATATGTGGGAAAAATCCCAAATTACTTCAGTAATTAA
- a CDS encoding TraX family protein encodes MQEQQLKTNLDTNFIKLIAIISMTIDHIGSVFFPEYPIFRWVGRIAFPLFCYCLTVGMLYTHDIKKYMVRLAAFALISQPFWILAFNSDDIMGNIFNLNIFFTLVVSLLATWGFKEKKWWLFIGCLILLGVVNFDYSMTGLILMLIFYLCRNKPWLGAIIYIISYLPALNGYMEDPLALKIGGHAIGFEIFALLALPFIYIHTKSNLKISKWFFYIYYPAHLLAIYLLQLFI; translated from the coding sequence ATGCAGGAACAGCAGCTAAAGACAAATCTGGACACAAATTTTATCAAATTGATAGCCATTATATCTATGACCATAGACCATATTGGAAGTGTATTTTTTCCTGAATACCCGATTTTTAGGTGGGTAGGAAGAATCGCCTTTCCTCTTTTTTGCTATTGCTTGACAGTGGGGATGTTATATACCCATGATATTAAGAAATATATGGTTCGGCTTGCTGCCTTTGCGCTTATTTCACAGCCTTTCTGGATTTTAGCCTTTAATTCAGACGATATTATGGGGAATATTTTTAATCTAAATATCTTTTTCACCCTGGTCGTCAGCCTATTGGCCACATGGGGATTTAAAGAGAAGAAATGGTGGTTGTTTATAGGCTGCTTGATTTTATTGGGTGTTGTTAATTTTGACTATTCTATGACAGGGCTGATTCTGATGCTGATTTTCTACCTGTGCAGGAACAAACCCTGGCTGGGAGCAATTATTTACATAATTAGCTACCTGCCCGCGCTGAATGGATATATGGAAGATCCTCTTGCCCTTAAAATAGGAGGCCACGCAATTGGGTTTGAAATTTTTGCTTTGTTGGCATTGCCATTTATCTATATACACACAAAGTCCAACCTGAAGATTTCAAAATGGTTTTTCTATATCTATTATCCGGCACATTTATTGGCCATTTATTTATTGCAGTTATTTATATAG
- a CDS encoding sugar O-acetyltransferase: MDEKIFLDYLNSKKTVIGGSEVHQFMHEASQDALKLTAEINGTYHKPHELRKLFSKLIGKEVDSSFCLFPPFYTDCGRNITVGKNVFINMGCKFQDQGGITIGDGTLIGHNVVIATLNHGMNPSNRSNLHPSPVYIGENVWIGSGAIILPGVTIGHGAIVGAGAVVTKDVPENAVVAGVPAKIIKNRDVRKY; this comes from the coding sequence ATGGATGAAAAAATTTTTCTGGATTATCTTAACAGCAAAAAAACAGTGATAGGAGGCAGTGAAGTACACCAATTTATGCATGAAGCTTCTCAGGATGCATTGAAGTTAACAGCAGAAATAAATGGCACATATCATAAACCCCATGAATTGAGAAAACTCTTTTCAAAACTGATTGGAAAAGAGGTGGATAGTAGTTTTTGTCTGTTTCCTCCCTTTTATACGGATTGTGGAAGGAATATTACGGTTGGTAAGAATGTATTTATAAATATGGGATGTAAGTTCCAGGACCAGGGAGGTATTACTATTGGTGATGGAACACTGATCGGACATAATGTAGTAATCGCGACTTTAAATCATGGCATGAATCCATCAAATCGAAGTAATCTTCATCCTTCTCCTGTTTATATTGGGGAAAATGTGTGGATTGGTTCAGGCGCAATTATTTTGCCAGGGGTAACTATCGGCCATGGGGCTATTGTTGGAGCCGGGGCAGTGGTAACAAAGGACGTACCTGAAAATGCGGTTGTGGCAGGTGTTCCTGCAAAAATCATAAAAAATAGAGACGTGAGGAAGTATTAG
- a CDS encoding iron-containing alcohol dehydrogenase produces the protein MLGNIVFSNPTKLYFGENSLEYLNQELPKYGRNVQLVYGGGSIKKNGIYDKVVEILKANGKEIIEDGGVMPNPTVEKLYEGAKLAREGNADLILAVGGGSCCDYAKAVSVSAHCKGDPWEKYYLKFEDVDSDTKIIPVGCVLTMVGTGSEMNGGSVITNHGSKLKIGHIFGDNVFPKFSILDPTFTFTLPKYQMVSGFYDIMNHITEQYFSGEDDNTSDYIMEGLMRSLIHSSRIAIQDPKNYEARSNIMWTATWALNTLVAMGKSADWMVHMLGQAVGAHTDAAHGMTLAAVSLPYYRHIMPYGLAKFKRFAENVWNVNPDGKSSEEIAAEGLNAMEAWMKEIGVVMNIKELGVTENMLEGLVKSTLIMEGGYKVLTEDEILEIFKESM, from the coding sequence ATGTTAGGGAATATTGTATTTTCAAATCCAACGAAACTATATTTTGGAGAAAATTCTTTAGAGTATTTAAACCAGGAGCTGCCAAAATATGGGAGGAATGTACAGCTTGTATATGGCGGCGGTTCTATCAAAAAAAATGGTATCTATGATAAGGTTGTAGAGATTTTAAAGGCAAACGGAAAAGAAATCATTGAAGACGGCGGGGTTATGCCAAACCCCACTGTGGAAAAATTGTATGAGGGCGCAAAGCTTGCAAGAGAAGGAAATGCAGATTTGATTCTGGCAGTAGGCGGCGGTTCCTGCTGTGATTATGCAAAGGCAGTATCAGTCTCAGCCCACTGCAAGGGGGATCCATGGGAGAAGTATTATTTAAAATTCGAAGATGTAGACTCTGATACAAAGATCATTCCAGTAGGCTGTGTGCTGACAATGGTGGGAACCGGATCTGAAATGAACGGGGGTTCAGTGATTACAAATCATGGGAGCAAACTGAAGATTGGACATATTTTTGGAGATAATGTATTCCCGAAATTCTCAATCCTGGATCCCACATTTACATTTACATTGCCAAAATACCAGATGGTATCTGGATTCTATGATATTATGAACCATATTACAGAGCAGTATTTCTCAGGGGAGGATGACAACACTTCAGATTATATTATGGAAGGCCTGATGCGTTCTCTGATCCACAGTTCCAGGATTGCCATTCAAGATCCGAAAAACTATGAGGCAAGAAGTAATATTATGTGGACAGCTACATGGGCATTAAATACATTGGTAGCCATGGGAAAGTCAGCAGACTGGATGGTTCATATGCTCGGCCAGGCAGTAGGCGCCCATACGGATGCAGCACATGGGATGACACTTGCAGCTGTGTCGCTGCCATATTACCGCCACATCATGCCATACGGACTTGCTAAGTTTAAAAGATTTGCGGAAAACGTATGGAATGTCAATCCAGACGGAAAGAGCAGTGAGGAAATAGCAGCAGAGGGATTAAATGCCATGGAAGCCTGGATGAAGGAAATTGGTGTTGTAATGAACATCAAAGAACTGGGAGTGACAGAAAATATGCTGGAAGGCCTTGTGAAATCCACATTAATTATGGAGGGCGGGTATAAAGTACTGACGGAAGATGAGATATTGGAAATTTTTAAGGAAAGTATGTAA
- a CDS encoding LysR family transcriptional regulator gives MELRVLQYFLAVAREQSIVRAAKSLNLSQPTLSTQIKHMEEELGKQLLVRGSKGTRKVTLTDEGMILRKRAEEILDLVKKAESEIALSDNVIIGDVYIGAGETDGVRLLARTAARLREDYPGIHYRISSGNASFVTERLDKGLIDFGIVFGTPDLKKYEALKLPINDVWGVLMTKDAPLAQKKYITPEDLSDKPLLISQEQSDGGEVMQWMHCGRSSLNIVASYNLLFNASLLVEEGLGYAVCFDRIINTSGNSRLCFRPLSPRLEVPMNVIWKKYQVFSKPAEKFLQTLRESLAEQICI, from the coding sequence ATGGAACTACGTGTATTACAATATTTTCTTGCAGTCGCAAGAGAGCAGAGTATCGTCAGGGCCGCAAAATCTCTGAACTTGTCTCAGCCAACTCTATCTACGCAAATTAAACATATGGAAGAGGAGCTTGGAAAGCAGCTTTTAGTCCGGGGATCCAAAGGTACCCGGAAAGTCACCCTTACGGATGAGGGTATGATTCTTAGGAAGCGGGCAGAAGAGATTTTAGATTTAGTTAAAAAAGCAGAAAGTGAAATTGCTTTATCAGACAACGTTATTATCGGTGACGTTTATATTGGCGCGGGAGAGACTGATGGAGTCCGCCTGTTGGCCAGAACTGCCGCCAGGCTCCGTGAAGATTATCCAGGTATTCATTACCGGATTTCCAGCGGGAATGCCTCCTTTGTCACAGAGCGCCTGGATAAAGGCCTCATTGATTTTGGCATTGTGTTTGGAACGCCGGACTTAAAGAAATACGAGGCATTGAAGCTCCCCATCAATGACGTATGGGGTGTTTTGATGACCAAAGATGCGCCATTAGCTCAAAAAAAATACATCACACCTGAAGATCTCTCTGATAAACCCCTTCTTATTTCCCAGGAACAGTCTGACGGCGGGGAGGTAATGCAGTGGATGCACTGCGGACGTTCTTCTTTAAACATCGTTGCCTCCTATAATCTTTTGTTCAATGCATCTCTTCTAGTGGAAGAAGGACTTGGATATGCTGTCTGTTTTGATAGAATCATCAATACTTCCGGTAACAGCAGGCTTTGCTTCCGTCCCCTTTCCCCCCGGCTCGAGGTGCCTATGAATGTTATCTGGAAAAAATACCAGGTTTTCTCAAAGCCTGCAGAGAAATTTCTCCAGACACTCCGGGAAAGCCTGGCGGAGCAAATATGTATATAA